Genomic window (Leptospira weilii):
TCTTACGTCTTTCGAAACTATCAGGACGAACTCTATGAAATCGGCTATTAAATTCGGGGATGGTCCCGTTGTTTTGAAACTTTTCCTCGAAATCGTTCTATACTTGACATTTGGATTTCTGATCGTTTCCAACTGTAAAACTCCGGAAAGTAAAAGAGCGGCATCTTCAATCGAAACTCCGAGATATCTCAGACTCAACTATGACGTGGTTTATGACACTTCCGAAGGAGTCACCCTTTACGAATCCGGCAGATTATTTGCGAGGGGACTGTTCTACGATTTTACGACCCATACTTCAGCGAACAAATTCGAAAGAATCAAGGCCTCCTCTTATACGGAAGACAACCAGATCGATTTCAAACACATCCTCACTATCGAGGAATTAAATTCGCTTGAGAACAAACAATATCAATATTTTTCCATGCCGAACGACTCAAGGGCCAGCGTTTTAACCGGAATTCATAATGGGCGTTGTTATATTCGCTGGGAATGGCAAAAAGAATCCTTTATTTTCGTTTTTGAAACGGATGTTAAAAACGATTCCGGAGAAAATCCTGCTTCGCTTGGAAAAGAATTTCATGAAAATATTCGTAAAGGACTAAGAATTTTTTAGTCTTCTTGACCAATTCCGTACAAATCCATAATCTATCCTTTGCAAGGATCTGGTATGTGGTTGAAATTGGGAGATTCTGAAATCATCAACCTGGATTATATATCCACGATCAAGAAAAACTCCTCCTCTAATTCGATCGAGATCGTCTACAACGATCTGAATCATATCAAATCCCTACCGTTTCGGAATTCGGAAGAAAGAGATCGGGCTTATGACGCGATTCTCGAGAATCTTTCGAGAATGAAATTATTTTTTGAATAAGAGAGGGAAGATGGAGTCGATCAAACAAAATCTGCAAACCGTATTTTCCCTAAAACCCTTCGAGATTCTTTTTTACGGATCCAGACAAAGGGGAGATTTTCGGGATTCGTCCGATTTCAATTTTTTTCTTTTAGCCGATCCGAGCGATCAGTTGAAGAGCACTTTTTTGAGAGAAATCAATACCATCCTGAGCCCCCTGGAAGAAATCGCTCCCGTCCAATTAGTCACCGCGGACACGGATTCTTTTTTCGCAAGACTTCGCGTTTTCGAACCTTCCGCCGCTCATATTTGCGAGTTAGGCGAACCCTTTTACGGAAAGGAATCTTTTCCTTCCTTAACGAGGGAATGGACAAAACTCAAAGGTCTTACAATAGATCCCGTCTCCGCCGGGAAACATTTGAAAAAAAGATATCGTTTTTACAAAAGTATCTCTTCGAGAAACACCAAAGAAGAGATCATGAGAATGGAAAGACTTGTGGCTCTTTACCTTCAGAATTGGATCTTTCACGAAATCAAAGACATTAGTTGGATTGAAGTCGTTCACTCGGATATTCCCACAAGACTAATCGCGATGGTGCGCGGACTCTACCGCAAAGAAGCGACGGAAAACATTTTGGAAATTTTGAATTTATATGAAGAAATTCTAAAATTGAAAACGGAAATTCGCAACCGCCAAAATCCATTTTCCGCGGACAAGTTTCAAACTCTCAAAGATACGATTCGTTTCGAAGAAAAAGAAATTAAAATTCTCAAGTTGAATTATTAGGATCGGGAAATAACGTCTTCGTTTCAAAATCAAAGATTCGAAGAGACACACACCAAACGGATCGATTGAAAACAAATTTTTACGATCGGATCAAGGCGAACGCTAGTACAACGTAACGAACGATTCGTAAAGTGAATACGATACTTACGAACAACCATAGTCTTTGTCTCAAAAAACCGGCAAGAATGGTAATCGGATCTCCGATGAATGGTAAAAAAGACAATAACAAGATCGGCCAACCGATCGTACTCATCTTTTGATAGAGATTTTGAAACGTTGGAGAAGATTCCAATTTTTTGCGAACGAATACTTCCGAGCCGAAACCGAGGGAATAGTTAACTATACAAGCGGTGCAATTCCCGAAAGAGGCCCAAACGACCGCTTCCAACGGAGAAAGTCCCGAAACAATCGCAAGAGCTAAGGCCGCCTCGGAACTGAACGGAAGAATTGTCGCCGCAGCGAAGGAAACAATCGCAAGTCCAACGCCACCATACATTGGAATCAGTTTAGAAAAAATTTCCCAAACGTTTTGTTCCATTAGCATTCCCTCTTTGTTCGAAATGGATACGAGATACCGGTTATTTGGGAACTCTGTTGGATTCGGTTTCACCGGAGAATATTTTTTGAGAGGAAAAAGTTGAGATTTCGACTCTTAAAATTGCAAAATTTTCGCCCGTTTCCGTCGAAATCGCTTCGACCCATCTTTACCAAGTTTGAATATAACTTTTTGCGCATCTTTGATACGACTAAGTATATCCAAAACAAGATCCTCTCACGTATATTTAAAAAAATCAGACCTGTACTAAAATAGTCGTCATTGTGGAATAGCGCTTCGAAACAATAAAGGTTTATAAAATAATATTCTAAACCCTTATAAAAATGAAAACTTGGCTTGCATCATCTTATGGATCTTTTCGGCTTCCTCACCCGCGCGCGTCGCAAAGTCGAGCCCGTTCGAAGCGAAATGGATCCCTCTCGAAGAATTAATCAACGAATAACGACCACAAACTGGCAAAAGATCACCCAACTTTGCACCCTGCGCACCGAAACCGGGAATCAAAAAGATTCGATCTGGATTTTGTTTACGAAGAATTTCTAATTCGGAAGGATTGGTCGCCCCGACTACCAAGCCTAGGTTTAAAGGAGAAATCGAACTCGATACGTGCGCGACTTCCTCATAAAGAGTACGGCCGGTTTCCGAAAATCTTTTCTTTTGAAACTGAATCGAATCCGGATTGGAAGTTAAACATAACCAGAACACAAGATGATCTTGATATTCCAAAAAAGGACGCAAAGTATCAAGACCCATATAGGGAGAAAGAGTCAAACTATCCACCTGCAGATCTCCGAAATAATAACGCGCATATTGTCTCGCGGTGTTATCGAGATCTCCCCGTTTGATATCCGCAACAATGGGGATTTGTGGATAATTACTTTTGAGATGTCCGATCACTTTTTCAAACTGACGAATCCCAGAAGAACCGAACACTTCGAAAAACGCGATGTTCGGTTTGTATGCGACCGCATAGGGTGCCGTCGCATCTATGATCTCTCTGCAAAAACGAAAGAGGGATTCGGGGCTTCTTTGAACAACTTCGGGAAGTTTGGAATAATCGGGGTCAAGTCCTACACAAAGCAGAGATCGAAGAGATCGGCTTCGGATCAGGAATTTACTTTGGAAATTCATCACCGCCCCTTCCCGAATTCAAGATCTTATTTGCGAACAATATGCTTTTGCGCGAACTGAGGAAGCACAAACGCTGCTCTGTGCATCTCCGCAGAATAATACTTTAGTCCTTGCGGAACTCGCTTTGGATCGGGAACCACGGTGTACGGATCCGGTCCTTTCGAACAATACGTGAACCCGATGATTCCGGAAGGATATGTCGGAACAACAGTGTAATAGTAACCGCAATGTTTGAAAATCTCCGGAATGAAGTTGAACAACTCTCGGATGATCGGTCCGTGATAATAGAAACTTTCTCCTTGAGTCGTACAAATCCCACCTTCTTTCAAACAATCGGCCATCGTTTCATAGAAAGGTCTTTTGAAGAGAACTTCGGCCGGGCCGACAGGATCGGAAGAATCGACCATAATACAATCGAAATAATTCCGATAGTCTTTTACGTATTTCGCACCGTCTTCGTATGCGTGTTTCACGCGGGGATCCTTCATCGCATTTGCGATCTCGGGAAAGTATTCGTAACAAACGTCGATCACACCCTTATCGATTTCGCAGAGATGAACTTCCTGTACCGAAGGATGTTTGAGAACCTCGCGAACCGTTCCCCCGTCTCCTCCTCCGATCACAAGAACCTTTTCCGGATTCGGGTGACTCATCATAGGAACGTGAACGATCATCTCGTGATACGCAAACTCGTCGGCTTCGGTCATCATGACCACTCCGTCGAGAGTGAACATTCTTCCGAAACCTACCGATTCAAATACGTCGATCTTTTGGAAAGGAGTCGTCCTGGAATGTAGGAACTCCTTTACCTTGATTTTAAGAGCGCGGCCATTTTTGAGTTCTAATGCTTCGTCTAACCAAAGTTCCATCGATTTTCCTTAGAAGCGATTAGTCACGGTGAGTCTCATCGCGCCGCCTTGGAAAAACTTACGGGTAAACTCGGAAGCCACCTTCGGGTCGTAACACTTACAGGAAAAAATATCGATATAAGACGTGTTTGTCTCGTTTGCGAAGTGCGCGGAAATACAGGAAGTTTCGATCAATTGAAACATGGAATATCCTGCGACTCTTTCATCCTCTCCGAAATGAACGACTACGGTCTCTCCGAAACGTTTCATTTCGATCAGATCGCAAAGTTCAACGACGTAACGTTTGATTGCCTCCGCGTCGCGAATCAACGCCGGATCGCAGGACTCCAAATCGATCGAAGTCAAAAGTCCCCAAGCTCCGTCCACAAAAGCGGGATGCACTTTCAATTCCGGGTCCGCATCAATCTGAGACTGGATATAAGTCGGAAAATGTCTATGAAATCGGGTGCGAAACGAGTCGGCATTTTTTCCCTGCGAAAGAGCCAGTTCGGGAGAATTCATCGCAGGGTGAAAAGAAATTTCCTCTCCTACCGCGATGTCTCTCAGAGCGACCAAGGTAATATCGCCTTGGTAGCCACAATTGGCGTCTTCTTTCTGACGGATCAGATGAATCGAATCAATTCCGTCATCGTGCAAAGGAGATACCAAATAAAAAT
Coding sequences:
- the speE gene encoding polyamine aminopropyltransferase; the encoded protein is MELWLDEALELKNGRALKIKVKEFLHSRTTPFQKIDVFESVGFGRMFTLDGVVMMTEADEFAYHEMIVHVPMMSHPNPEKVLVIGGGDGGTVREVLKHPSVQEVHLCEIDKGVIDVCYEYFPEIANAMKDPRVKHAYEDGAKYVKDYRNYFDCIMVDSSDPVGPAEVLFKRPFYETMADCLKEGGICTTQGESFYYHGPIIRELFNFIPEIFKHCGYYYTVVPTYPSGIIGFTYCSKGPDPYTVVPDPKRVPQGLKYYSAEMHRAAFVLPQFAQKHIVRK
- a CDS encoding S-adenosylmethionine decarboxylase, which encodes MSLKTRETQKLVTRFSYLRNSLEIQTTDSGETYLSTREPISVGEVVAVWGGKAVHKSELAGLSGLATPHRVNRDFYLVSPLHDDGIDSIHLIRQKEDANCGYQGDITLVALRDIAVGEEISFHPAMNSPELALSQGKNADSFRTRFHRHFPTYIQSQIDADPELKVHPAFVDGAWGLLTSIDLESCDPALIRDAEAIKRYVVELCDLIEMKRFGETVVVHFGEDERVAGYSMFQLIETSCISAHFANETNTSYIDIFSCKCYDPKVASEFTRKFFQGGAMRLTVTNRF
- a CDS encoding YqaA family protein yields the protein MEQNVWEIFSKLIPMYGGVGLAIVSFAAATILPFSSEAALALAIVSGLSPLEAVVWASFGNCTACIVNYSLGFGSEVFVRKKLESSPTFQNLYQKMSTIGWPILLLSFLPFIGDPITILAGFLRQRLWLFVSIVFTLRIVRYVVLAFALIRS
- the pyrF gene encoding orotidine-5'-phosphate decarboxylase, with protein sequence MNFQSKFLIRSRSLRSLLCVGLDPDYSKLPEVVQRSPESLFRFCREIIDATAPYAVAYKPNIAFFEVFGSSGIRQFEKVIGHLKSNYPQIPIVADIKRGDLDNTARQYARYYFGDLQVDSLTLSPYMGLDTLRPFLEYQDHLVFWLCLTSNPDSIQFQKKRFSETGRTLYEEVAHVSSSISPLNLGLVVGATNPSELEILRKQNPDRIFLIPGFGAQGAKLGDLLPVCGRYSLINSSRGIHFASNGLDFATRAGEEAEKIHKMMQAKFSFL